Proteins found in one Haloferax litoreum genomic segment:
- a CDS encoding ACT domain-containing protein → MFDEIMEKFEGSPSQQAVIRLLLERGFSVNDEGRVVSGGIEIPNTGIAREAGVDRRVVDSTTDAILADEELRRIFQNISAIPSLMDLAPVLDLSVLTVEVANADEPGIVAAVTSKLADAGISIRQTISEDPEFTDDPKLYVITDEPVPGDLLNDLSNLGFVRRITIA, encoded by the coding sequence ATGTTCGACGAGATTATGGAGAAGTTCGAAGGCAGTCCGAGCCAACAGGCTGTCATTCGACTGCTCTTAGAACGCGGCTTCTCCGTGAACGACGAGGGACGGGTCGTTTCGGGCGGTATCGAGATTCCAAACACTGGCATCGCCCGTGAGGCCGGTGTCGACCGGCGCGTGGTGGACTCGACGACAGACGCCATCCTCGCGGACGAAGAACTCCGGCGCATCTTCCAGAACATCTCGGCGATTCCGAGTCTGATGGACCTCGCACCGGTCCTCGACCTCTCCGTGCTCACCGTCGAGGTTGCGAACGCCGACGAACCGGGAATCGTCGCTGCCGTCACCTCGAAACTCGCCGACGCCGGCATCTCTATCCGCCAGACGATTAGCGAGGACCCGGAGTTCACCGACGACCCGAAACTCTACGTCATCACGGACGAACCCGTCCCCGGCGACCTACTCAACGACCTCTCAAACCTCGGGTTCGTCCGGCGCATCACCATCGCCTGA
- a CDS encoding O-acetylhomoserine aminocarboxypropyltransferase/cysteine synthase family protein has product MSDDKPGFHTRSLHAGQDPDDATGARAPPLYQTTSYVFEDAADAAAQFALEKPGHIYSRLMNPTVGMLQERLASLESGVGAVATSSGMAAFDLLNFLLASAGDNIVSASSLYGGTYTYLTHSVERRGVTTRFVDTLDVDAYEEAIDDDTAFVHLETIGNPALVTPDIEAIAEVAHDHGTPLVVDNTFATPYLCNPIEHGADLVWQSTTKWIHGAGTTIGGILVDGGNFPWSEYADDYPEIAKPNPAYHGVNFDETFGPAGFTYAAIARGLRDLGNSQSPFDAWQTLEKLESLPLRMRAHCENAQAVAEFLDDHEKVSWVNYPGLESHETHEEASKYLDGGYGGMITFGLADGYEAAKGTVNGVELASLLANVGDAKTLVIHPASTTHQQLTEEEQAAAGVTPDMVRLSVGIEDVDDIIADLDQAIRSASV; this is encoded by the coding sequence ATGAGTGACGACAAGCCGGGATTCCACACCCGGAGCCTTCACGCAGGACAGGACCCGGACGACGCGACCGGTGCCCGCGCCCCACCATTGTACCAGACTACCTCGTACGTCTTCGAGGACGCCGCGGACGCCGCCGCGCAATTCGCCCTCGAAAAGCCCGGGCACATCTACTCGCGCCTGATGAACCCGACGGTCGGGATGCTCCAAGAGCGTCTCGCCTCGCTCGAAAGCGGCGTCGGTGCCGTCGCCACCTCCTCGGGAATGGCCGCGTTCGACCTGTTGAACTTCCTCCTCGCGTCCGCCGGCGACAACATCGTCTCCGCCTCGTCGCTCTACGGCGGGACCTACACCTACCTCACGCACTCTGTCGAGCGCCGCGGGGTCACGACCCGCTTCGTCGACACGCTCGACGTCGACGCCTACGAAGAGGCAATCGACGACGACACCGCGTTCGTCCATCTCGAAACCATCGGCAACCCTGCGCTCGTGACGCCCGACATCGAGGCCATCGCCGAGGTTGCGCACGACCACGGGACGCCGCTCGTCGTGGATAACACGTTCGCCACGCCGTACCTCTGCAATCCCATCGAACACGGTGCCGACCTCGTCTGGCAGTCCACGACGAAGTGGATTCACGGCGCTGGCACGACCATCGGCGGCATCCTCGTCGACGGCGGGAACTTCCCGTGGAGCGAGTACGCCGACGACTATCCCGAGATTGCCAAGCCGAATCCGGCGTACCACGGCGTCAACTTCGACGAGACGTTCGGCCCGGCCGGGTTCACCTACGCCGCCATCGCCCGCGGTCTGCGTGACCTCGGTAACTCCCAGTCACCGTTCGACGCGTGGCAGACGCTCGAAAAACTCGAATCGCTCCCGCTTCGGATGCGCGCACACTGCGAGAACGCGCAGGCCGTCGCGGAGTTCTTAGACGACCACGAGAAGGTGTCGTGGGTGAACTACCCCGGCCTCGAATCCCACGAGACCCACGAGGAAGCCTCGAAGTATCTCGACGGTGGATACGGCGGCATGATTACGTTCGGACTCGCAGACGGCTACGAGGCGGCGAAGGGTACCGTCAACGGCGTCGAACTCGCGTCGCTCCTCGCCAACGTCGGCGACGCGAAGACGCTCGTCATCCACCCGGCGTCGACGACGCACCAGCAACTCACAGAAGAAGAACAGGCCGCCGCGGGCGTCACACCGGACATGGTCCGTCTCTCGGTCGGTATCGAAGACGTAGACGACATCATCGCCGACCTCGACCAGGCGATTCGCTCGGCGTCGGTCTGA
- the hisI gene encoding phosphoribosyl-AMP cyclohydrolase, with protein sequence MTVDVDFGEDGLVPAVAQDADSGEVLMLAYVSPEALEQTLETGRAHYYSRSRDELWEKGASSGHTQDVQEVRVDCDADTLLYVVDQNVGACHTGHRSCFYRTIDGENVGERVFDPDAVYDDE encoded by the coding sequence ATGACGGTCGATGTCGACTTCGGCGAGGACGGACTCGTCCCCGCCGTGGCGCAGGACGCTGACTCCGGCGAGGTACTCATGCTGGCGTACGTCTCGCCGGAAGCCCTCGAACAGACGTTAGAGACGGGCCGGGCACACTACTATTCGCGCAGTCGCGACGAACTCTGGGAGAAGGGCGCATCGAGCGGTCACACACAGGACGTACAGGAGGTTCGGGTCGACTGCGACGCCGACACGCTTCTCTACGTGGTCGACCAGAACGTCGGCGCGTGTCACACCGGCCACCGGTCGTGTTTCTACCGGACCATCGACGGCGAGAACGTCGGCGAACGCGTCTTCGACCCCGACGCCGTGTACGACGACGAGTAA
- a CDS encoding type II toxin-antitoxin system PemK/MazF family toxin has translation MSEKTEVKRGDVVIVRLDPAEGHEMKKTRPAVVVQNDVGNANSSTTIVAPATGTYRGYPFEVLVEADDSPFEKDSSVRLDQIRVVSIEKRIHSVVGNLDAGTMTQVDDALKLSLGLN, from the coding sequence ATGAGTGAGAAGACAGAAGTGAAACGCGGCGACGTCGTCATCGTCCGACTCGACCCTGCTGAGGGTCACGAAATGAAGAAGACCCGCCCAGCGGTCGTCGTCCAGAACGACGTCGGGAACGCGAATTCGAGTACGACCATCGTGGCACCCGCAACTGGCACGTACCGAGGCTACCCATTCGAGGTGCTGGTCGAAGCGGACGACTCGCCGTTCGAGAAGGACTCGTCGGTTCGTCTGGACCAGATTCGGGTCGTCTCCATCGAGAAGCGGATTCACTCGGTCGTCGGGAATCTGGATGCAGGAACGATGACGCAGGTAGACGACGCACTGAAACTGAGCCTCGGACTCAACTGA
- a CDS encoding inorganic phosphate transporter — MFVGFNIGGSSTGVAFGPAVGSDVLGKLAAAALMTGFALLGGWTIGREVVAKMGGEIVPQSEFTLAASVAVLFFVGLALLVSNTFGVPASTSMTAVGAIAGLGLARGSLNSDVMLEIISWWIVAPVIAFWICAVIGRYIYPYLDAWLKLDQSPGALVELDRNGTIPRPRLGPNTTFREFGSTILVVVVACYMAFSAGASNVANAVAPLVGNGAIGMNAGILLASGAIGLGAFTIARRTLDTVGNDLTDLPILAALIVEAVSASLISFLSAIGIPASLAVSATMCIVGLGWGRATRTVKLGEALSGRESVQVSVNALAADREDEVPKMGEEAPDELSAHDLFDPGTTGRVIFFWMLTPSLSAIASYALFSSSVF; from the coding sequence GTGTTCGTCGGGTTCAACATCGGTGGGTCGTCCACGGGGGTCGCGTTCGGGCCGGCAGTCGGGAGCGACGTGCTCGGCAAACTCGCTGCCGCGGCGTTGATGACCGGGTTCGCGCTCCTCGGTGGGTGGACTATCGGACGGGAAGTCGTCGCCAAGATGGGCGGCGAAATCGTCCCGCAGAGTGAGTTCACTCTCGCCGCGAGTGTCGCCGTCCTCTTCTTCGTCGGGTTGGCGCTCTTGGTCTCCAACACGTTCGGGGTCCCTGCATCCACGTCGATGACTGCGGTCGGCGCAATCGCCGGCCTCGGCCTCGCCCGCGGGTCGCTCAACTCCGACGTGATGCTCGAAATCATCTCGTGGTGGATTGTCGCGCCGGTCATCGCGTTCTGGATTTGTGCCGTCATCGGTCGGTACATCTACCCGTATCTCGACGCGTGGCTCAAACTCGACCAGAGTCCGGGCGCCCTCGTCGAACTCGACCGAAACGGCACCATCCCGCGCCCTCGCCTCGGGCCGAATACGACCTTCCGCGAGTTCGGGAGTACGATTCTCGTCGTCGTCGTCGCCTGTTACATGGCGTTCTCCGCGGGGGCGTCGAACGTCGCCAACGCCGTCGCACCGCTCGTCGGCAACGGTGCAATCGGCATGAACGCCGGTATCCTGCTCGCGTCCGGTGCGATTGGACTCGGCGCGTTCACCATCGCCCGCCGGACCCTCGACACCGTCGGAAACGACCTCACCGACCTCCCGATTCTCGCGGCACTCATCGTCGAGGCAGTGAGCGCGTCGCTCATCTCGTTCCTCTCGGCAATCGGCATCCCGGCGAGTCTGGCAGTCAGTGCGACGATGTGCATCGTCGGCCTCGGGTGGGGGCGTGCGACCCGGACCGTCAAACTCGGCGAGGCGCTCAGCGGCCGAGAATCGGTGCAAGTGTCGGTCAACGCCCTCGCCGCCGACCGTGAGGACGAAGTCCCGAAGATGGGCGAAGAAGCGCCCGACGAACTCTCTGCCCACGACCTGTTCGACCCCGGCACGACTGGGCGTGTCATCTTCTTCTGGATGCTTACGCCGTCGCTGTCGGCCATCGCCTCGTACGCGCTGTTCTCGTCGAGCGTCTTTTAA
- the hisA gene encoding 1-(5-phosphoribosyl)-5-[(5-phosphoribosylamino)methylideneamino]imidazole-4-carboxamide isomerase: protein MFPEFEVVPAVDMQDGEVVQLVQGKRGTEKTYGDPVQAARRWVDAGAKTLHLVDLDGAFEGERKNAPAVDSVLDAVDVPVQLGGGIRTADDARTLLDRGVDRVILGTAAVENPDIVSELASDYPDGVMVSLDAKDGEVVVSGWTEGTGLDPAEAAARYEELGAAAILFTDVDVEGQLEGVHLETTSRVVDAVDIPVVASGGVASLDDISELRDVGAAAAVVGTALYEGRFTLEEAMDA, encoded by the coding sequence ATGTTCCCGGAGTTCGAAGTCGTCCCCGCTGTCGACATGCAAGACGGTGAAGTCGTCCAACTCGTCCAGGGCAAACGCGGCACCGAAAAGACGTACGGCGACCCGGTTCAGGCCGCCCGTCGCTGGGTCGACGCCGGCGCGAAGACACTCCACCTCGTGGACCTCGACGGTGCCTTCGAGGGCGAGCGAAAGAACGCTCCGGCGGTCGATTCTGTCCTCGACGCGGTAGACGTCCCCGTCCAACTCGGCGGTGGGATTCGAACCGCCGACGACGCCCGCACTCTCCTCGACAGGGGTGTCGACCGCGTCATCCTCGGAACGGCGGCAGTCGAGAACCCCGACATCGTCTCGGAACTCGCCAGTGACTACCCCGACGGTGTGATGGTCAGCCTCGACGCGAAGGACGGCGAAGTCGTCGTCTCCGGGTGGACCGAAGGGACCGGTCTCGACCCCGCAGAGGCCGCCGCCCGCTACGAAGAACTCGGCGCGGCAGCAATCTTGTTCACCGACGTGGACGTGGAGGGACAACTCGAAGGTGTCCACCTCGAAACGACTTCGAGAGTCGTCGACGCGGTGGATATTCCGGTCGTCGCGTCCGGCGGTGTCGCCTCGCTCGACGACATCTCCGAACTCCGTGACGTTGGTGCCGCCGCCGCCGTCGTCGGGACGGCACTCTACGAAGGTCGCTTCACACTCGAAGAAGCGATGGACGCGTAA
- a CDS encoding A24 family peptidase, whose protein sequence is MFGIGTLPDLLRLVVVPVLAWTAWRDIRTRRVPNVVWYPLAALGLVLLVWETLGHLPVETVFDRLYLIRVGVSVFFVVPLSYMFWRLGGFGGADAKALMVFAILLPTFPSYTLGELVLPLEQTTLGVFSMTILTNTVIVGLAYPILLAARNLAAGEFEFPLSFVGRRVSVPSLADTHGRLFESPDGVTRSGLDLDALRMYLRWRGLSLADLRAAPETLRDPETIGETFEPTDGAVHRQVSTDGGSAANATRDEDHESARDAAQDTDFEDPWGAAAFLDSIEGSAYGTTPEKLRGGLELVTSRESVWISPGIPFIVPMFVGLVVAFVYGDILFGVLGALGIA, encoded by the coding sequence ATGTTCGGTATCGGCACGCTCCCCGACCTCTTGCGACTGGTCGTCGTGCCCGTCCTCGCGTGGACCGCGTGGCGGGACATCCGCACGCGACGCGTCCCGAACGTCGTCTGGTACCCACTGGCGGCGCTCGGACTCGTCTTGCTCGTGTGGGAGACTCTCGGCCACCTCCCGGTCGAGACGGTGTTCGACCGCCTCTACCTCATCCGGGTCGGCGTGAGCGTCTTCTTCGTCGTCCCGCTCTCGTACATGTTCTGGCGACTCGGCGGATTCGGTGGTGCCGACGCCAAGGCACTCATGGTCTTCGCCATCCTGTTGCCGACGTTCCCGAGTTACACGCTCGGCGAGCTCGTCTTGCCCCTCGAACAGACGACCCTCGGCGTCTTCTCGATGACTATCCTCACGAACACTGTCATCGTCGGCCTCGCGTATCCCATCCTACTCGCGGCCCGTAACCTCGCGGCCGGTGAGTTCGAGTTCCCACTCTCGTTCGTCGGCCGGCGCGTCTCCGTTCCGTCGCTCGCAGACACCCACGGCCGCCTGTTCGAATCGCCGGACGGCGTCACGCGAAGCGGTCTAGACCTCGACGCGCTTCGGATGTACCTGCGCTGGCGCGGCCTGTCGCTCGCTGACCTCAGAGCGGCACCCGAGACGCTCCGTGACCCGGAGACTATCGGTGAGACGTTCGAGCCGACCGACGGCGCGGTCCACCGGCAAGTCAGCACCGACGGTGGGTCCGCGGCGAACGCAACCCGTGACGAGGACCACGAGTCTGCCCGGGATGCTGCCCAAGACACCGACTTCGAGGACCCGTGGGGTGCAGCCGCGTTCCTCGACTCTATCGAGGGGTCGGCCTACGGGACGACACCGGAGAAACTTCGCGGTGGTCTCGAACTCGTGACGTCCCGCGAGTCCGTCTGGATTTCGCCGGGCATCCCGTTCATCGTCCCGATGTTCGTCGGTCTGGTCGTGGCGTTCGTCTACGGGGACATCCTCTTCGGCGTCCTCGGTGCACTCGGCATCGCCTGA
- the glmM gene encoding phosphoglucosamine mutase has translation MKLFGSSGTRGVVGESLTPEFVLRVAKAAGTVWTADRVAIARDTRTTGEMFVNAATSGLASVGVDVDDLGVVPTPAAVRYCEAQSIPGVVITASHNPPEFNGVKLVGEDGVELSVDELERIEDHILTEEFDVAAWDEVGTCRSVDTANDDYREELLANVDREAIAEANLTVALDPGHGAGSLVTPDFLRELGCEVRTVNAQPDGHFPGRESEPVPENLRDLERLVRATDADLGIAHDGDADRAVFVDEHGESISGEASLAALAAAFLEPGDATVSAVNVSQRLVDVCEEVGADLELTPIGATNLITRIRDLWRAGTNVPVAGEGNGGVFFPNYRLVRDGAYIAAKFLELVAERPASEIVAPYQDYFNVRINIEYTEEAELTAMLNAADEYATAADATPNTTDGYRLDYGDAWVLVRPSGTEPKVRIYAEGRSEERATELAEGAADALRSALDEL, from the coding sequence ATGAAACTCTTCGGTTCCAGCGGGACGCGCGGTGTGGTTGGTGAGAGCCTCACACCGGAGTTCGTCCTCCGCGTCGCCAAGGCCGCCGGCACGGTCTGGACCGCCGACCGCGTCGCCATCGCACGCGACACTCGAACCACAGGAGAGATGTTCGTCAACGCCGCCACGTCCGGCCTCGCGAGCGTCGGCGTCGACGTAGACGACCTGGGTGTCGTGCCAACGCCCGCCGCCGTCCGGTACTGTGAAGCCCAGTCGATTCCGGGCGTCGTCATCACGGCCTCTCACAATCCACCGGAGTTCAATGGCGTCAAACTCGTCGGCGAAGACGGTGTCGAACTCTCCGTCGACGAGTTAGAGCGCATCGAAGACCACATCCTCACCGAGGAGTTCGACGTCGCCGCGTGGGACGAGGTCGGGACGTGTCGGTCGGTAGACACCGCGAACGACGACTACCGCGAGGAACTCCTCGCCAACGTGGACCGCGAGGCCATCGCCGAGGCGAATCTCACCGTCGCACTCGACCCCGGACACGGTGCTGGGTCACTCGTCACGCCCGACTTCCTCCGCGAACTCGGCTGTGAGGTCCGCACAGTCAACGCCCAACCGGACGGCCACTTCCCCGGCCGAGAGTCCGAACCCGTCCCAGAGAACCTCAGAGACCTCGAACGACTCGTCCGCGCGACGGATGCCGACCTCGGTATCGCCCACGACGGCGACGCCGACCGGGCCGTCTTCGTCGACGAGCACGGTGAATCCATCTCCGGCGAAGCGTCGCTCGCCGCACTCGCTGCCGCCTTCCTCGAACCCGGCGACGCAACCGTCTCCGCGGTAAACGTCTCCCAGCGACTCGTCGACGTGTGCGAGGAGGTCGGTGCCGACCTCGAACTCACGCCCATCGGCGCGACGAACCTCATCACGCGCATCCGCGACCTCTGGCGCGCCGGCACGAACGTCCCCGTCGCCGGCGAGGGGAACGGGGGCGTCTTCTTCCCGAACTACCGTCTCGTCCGCGACGGTGCGTACATCGCGGCGAAGTTCCTCGAACTCGTCGCAGAGCGCCCGGCGAGCGAGATTGTCGCCCCGTATCAAGACTACTTCAACGTCCGCATCAACATCGAGTACACCGAGGAAGCGGAGTTGACAGCGATGCTCAACGCCGCCGACGAGTACGCCACTGCCGCCGACGCCACGCCGAATACGACCGATGGCTACCGCCTCGACTACGGCGACGCGTGGGTGCTCGTTCGCCCGTCGGGGACCGAACCCAAAGTTCGCATCTACGCTGAAGGCCGAAGCGAGGAACGAGCGACCGAACTCGCCGAGGGCGCGGCCGACGCGCTCCGTTCCGCGCTGGACGAGTTGTAG
- the hisB gene encoding imidazoleglycerol-phosphate dehydratase HisB, whose translation MSDADRTAAVSRETSETTIDVTLAVDGDGDTVVETGIGFFDHMLEAFAKHGLFDLTVQCDGDLHIDDHHTVEDVAIVLGEAFTEALGDKRGIVRYADRKVPLDEAVASVVVDVSGRPFFEFSGDFSQPSVGEFTSVMAEHFAMSLAMNAGLTLHAGVDGDNAHHEVEALFKALARALDDATRVDPRRSDTPSTKGKL comes from the coding sequence ATGAGCGACGCCGACCGAACCGCGGCCGTCTCCCGCGAGACATCCGAGACGACCATCGACGTGACACTCGCCGTCGACGGCGACGGCGACACCGTCGTCGAAACCGGCATCGGGTTCTTCGACCACATGCTGGAGGCCTTCGCCAAACACGGCCTGTTCGACCTGACCGTCCAGTGCGACGGTGACCTGCACATCGACGACCACCACACCGTCGAGGACGTGGCTATCGTCCTCGGCGAGGCGTTCACGGAGGCACTCGGTGACAAGCGTGGTATCGTCCGGTACGCCGACCGGAAGGTCCCACTCGACGAGGCAGTCGCGTCCGTCGTCGTGGACGTGTCCGGTCGCCCGTTCTTCGAGTTCTCCGGCGATTTCTCGCAACCGTCCGTCGGAGAGTTCACGAGCGTCATGGCAGAGCACTTCGCCATGTCGCTGGCGATGAACGCCGGACTCACGCTCCACGCCGGTGTCGACGGCGACAACGCCCACCACGAGGTCGAAGCGTTGTTCAAAGCGCTCGCACGCGCCCTCGACGACGCGACCCGGGTCGACCCGCGTCGCTCTGACACGCCGAGCACGAAAGGGAAACTGTAG
- the metX gene encoding homoserine O-acetyltransferase MetX, translating into MSRTRTAPGRRVESDVVDVGEFQFESGEIIPNLHVAYEAYGEFTGDNAIVVCHALTGSQHVASLGSGSSVSGQARAWWSDIVGPGKAIDTNEYYVVCVNVPGSCYGTSGPASEGPDGEPWGTDFPPVTVSDWTRAQRLLLDHLGIGRLHAVVGGSVGGMNALDWAVQYPDDVDRLVVVAAAARLDPQCLGLDAVARRAITTDPNWNGGDYYGDDHPDPEQGLGLARQIGHLMYLSKDSMDRKFGRRSAGRGGRGDTYPADPAAAFFPYREVESYLDYQAEKFAERFDANSYLYLTRAMDDFDLSEGYESDAAALAAFEGEALLISFTGDWHFTTEQSESLAEAFRRSDAPVAHHVVESDHGHDAFLVEPEKVGPPLGDFLTEGVAGRAVTDTVADGGEPESEKDFAPVHSSLFSR; encoded by the coding sequence ATGAGTCGCACGCGAACCGCTCCGGGCCGACGAGTCGAATCGGACGTCGTCGACGTGGGCGAGTTCCAGTTCGAGTCGGGCGAAATCATCCCCAACTTGCACGTCGCGTACGAGGCCTACGGCGAGTTCACCGGCGATAATGCAATCGTCGTCTGTCACGCTCTCACTGGAAGCCAACACGTCGCTAGCCTCGGGAGTGGGTCCAGTGTCTCGGGACAGGCCCGCGCGTGGTGGTCCGATATCGTCGGACCGGGCAAAGCAATCGACACGAACGAGTACTACGTCGTCTGTGTGAACGTTCCGGGGTCCTGTTACGGGACCAGTGGTCCCGCGAGTGAGGGACCGGACGGTGAACCGTGGGGGACCGACTTCCCGCCGGTCACCGTCTCTGACTGGACGCGCGCACAGCGTCTGCTCCTCGACCACCTCGGAATTGGCCGACTCCACGCCGTCGTCGGCGGGTCCGTCGGCGGAATGAACGCGCTGGACTGGGCCGTCCAGTACCCCGACGACGTGGACCGCCTCGTCGTCGTCGCGGCGGCGGCGCGACTCGACCCACAGTGTCTCGGCCTCGACGCCGTCGCGCGTCGTGCCATCACGACCGACCCGAACTGGAACGGCGGCGACTACTACGGCGACGACCATCCCGACCCCGAGCAGGGACTCGGATTGGCCCGGCAAATCGGCCACCTGATGTACCTCTCGAAAGACTCGATGGACAGAAAGTTCGGTCGGCGTTCCGCTGGTCGCGGTGGCCGTGGGGACACGTACCCTGCCGACCCGGCGGCGGCGTTCTTCCCCTACCGCGAAGTCGAGTCGTACCTCGACTATCAAGCAGAGAAGTTCGCCGAACGGTTCGACGCGAACTCGTATCTGTACCTCACACGCGCCATGGACGACTTCGACCTCTCGGAGGGGTACGAGTCCGACGCTGCTGCACTCGCCGCGTTCGAGGGTGAGGCACTCCTCATCTCCTTCACTGGCGACTGGCACTTCACGACCGAACAGTCGGAGTCGCTGGCGGAGGCCTTCCGCCGGAGCGACGCCCCGGTCGCACACCACGTCGTCGAGTCCGACCACGGCCACGACGCCTTCCTCGTCGAACCCGAGAAGGTCGGCCCACCACTCGGTGACTTCCTCACAGAGGGTGTCGCTGGCCGGGCCGTGACCGACACCGTCGCCGACGGCGGCGAACCGGAGTCGGAGAAGGACTTCGCACCGGTTCACTCGTCGCTGTTCAGTCGGTAG
- a CDS encoding GNAT family N-acetyltransferase, translating into MDSDITIRPPQSVGEMRGVRRVDARCWAEAYDHILPEDHLPDPEAEPDEKRLREQFEYATTLNETESGRYVVAVDDDDGDATAADDGTAADDGATVVGFAATRWGDEAKSFVGDDDAGLWVLYVDPSWWGRGVGTELLDAVTSAIPTQFEHLVLEAFAENRRARQFYRSKGFETTDRIETSFWEETYAVVLMKRTLPR; encoded by the coding sequence GTGGACAGCGACATCACTATCAGGCCTCCTCAGTCCGTCGGCGAGATGCGCGGTGTTCGTCGTGTGGACGCTCGATGCTGGGCGGAAGCGTACGACCACATCCTCCCGGAAGACCACCTTCCAGACCCGGAAGCCGAACCCGACGAAAAGCGACTCCGCGAGCAGTTCGAGTACGCAACCACGCTCAACGAGACAGAGTCGGGTCGGTACGTCGTCGCTGTCGACGACGACGACGGGGATGCAACTGCGGCAGACGACGGTACAGCGGCAGACGACGGTGCCACCGTCGTCGGGTTCGCCGCGACACGCTGGGGTGACGAAGCCAAATCGTTCGTCGGCGACGACGACGCAGGGTTGTGGGTCCTCTATGTCGACCCCTCGTGGTGGGGTCGCGGTGTCGGGACAGAACTGCTCGACGCAGTTACATCGGCCATCCCCACACAGTTCGAGCACCTCGTCCTCGAAGCGTTCGCGGAGAATCGGCGGGCACGACAGTTCTACCGCTCGAAAGGGTTCGAGACCACCGACCGAATCGAGACCAGCTTCTGGGAGGAAACCTACGCTGTAGTCCTCATGAAGCGGACGCTCCCGAGATAA
- the fer gene encoding ferredoxin Fer: MPTVTYLNYETLDDQGWDLDDEDLFEKAADAGLDAENYGELEVNQGEYILEAAEAQGYDWPFSCRAGACANCAAIVKEGDIEMDMQQILSDEEVNDKNVRLTCIGSPTADEVKIVYNAKHLDYLQNRVI, encoded by the coding sequence ATGCCCACGGTAACCTACCTCAACTACGAAACTCTCGACGACCAGGGCTGGGACCTCGACGACGAGGACCTCTTCGAGAAAGCGGCTGACGCCGGTCTCGACGCCGAAAACTACGGTGAGCTCGAAGTCAACCAGGGCGAGTACATCCTCGAAGCCGCAGAGGCGCAGGGCTACGACTGGCCCTTCAGCTGCCGCGCAGGTGCCTGTGCGAACTGTGCCGCCATCGTCAAGGAAGGCGACATCGAGATGGACATGCAGCAGATCCTCTCCGACGAGGAAGTCAACGACAAGAACGTCCGTCTGACCTGCATCGGTTCGCCCACGGCTGACGAGGTCAAGATCGTCTACAACGCGAAGCACCTCGACTACCTGCAGAACCGCGTCATCTAA
- a CDS encoding DUF7344 domain-containing protein — protein sequence MSGSTPREQNAPLGVATSIESVDDSVDPPTRDDVFEALSNRRRRYALHHLKRIDDDGEPVELSEISRQVAAWELGTDPRELSYDDRKNVHTSLYQFHAPKMDELGLVQYDQRGGTVELTEYGREIDVYLETVSEEQISWSVYFFLLSAGMIVLVGAAWADLFPFSTIPGIAWAEVVASLFLFSSAAFVYHSRYSMRVGNDGPPPEVGE from the coding sequence ATGAGCGGGTCGACACCCAGAGAACAGAACGCCCCTCTCGGAGTCGCGACGTCGATAGAATCGGTCGACGATTCGGTTGACCCACCGACCAGAGACGATGTCTTCGAGGCACTGAGCAACCGCCGACGCCGATACGCCTTGCACCACCTCAAACGCATCGACGACGACGGCGAACCGGTCGAACTCTCGGAGATTTCGAGGCAGGTGGCAGCGTGGGAACTTGGAACCGACCCACGGGAACTGTCGTACGACGACCGAAAGAACGTCCACACGTCACTGTATCAGTTTCACGCGCCGAAGATGGACGAACTGGGACTCGTTCAGTACGACCAACGTGGTGGAACGGTCGAACTCACCGAGTATGGCAGGGAGATAGACGTCTACCTCGAAACGGTCTCCGAAGAGCAAATTTCGTGGAGCGTCTACTTCTTCTTACTCTCTGCTGGAATGATTGTGCTCGTCGGTGCTGCGTGGGCCGACCTCTTTCCCTTCTCGACGATTCCCGGCATCGCGTGGGCCGAAGTGGTCGCATCACTCTTCTTGTTCTCTTCGGCCGCCTTCGTCTACCACAGTCGGTACTCGATGCGCGTCGGGAACGACGGTCCACCGCCGGAGGTGGGAGAATGA